Sequence from the Rutidosis leptorrhynchoides isolate AG116_Rl617_1_P2 chromosome 3, CSIRO_AGI_Rlap_v1, whole genome shotgun sequence genome:
ttgacttaaaacccgtaaaacattcttacaataaccttattattattaacttaaaattaaaattatattataaatatatatatatttacgttacatagaaaggaaaagaaaaagatatgtataatttgagcagaatgcgtgagcttttataggcccactttgaactgtacagctccgcgagtgcggtacctttgtgccttacagctccgcgagtgcggagcttcggattccagctcaccaaattgagttaaacgtgggctgctgaatattataatatataattttatataattatatatatattatattatattcttgtgcataggtgacatgtaattttagctccgttgagtcgtacgttgatactcggtttatgtctcggttccggattttcgaacgtcgttTCGTacacgtagatatcttgtactttgcgttccgcgacttgtactcttgtcaatatttagacgttaattatcaataattggaaccacttggattgtaacttgtacatttgagctttttggtcatttgcgtcttcaaatcgtcattttcttcttttgtcatcgcacttatttatttaaacgattattacataaaaatagaacaatagtaactaaaagctttacatatttgaaggatattgatactaaatatatgttcatttagagcactatcaattaTGAGAAACAGGTCAAAATTGTTGACGCTCAGCGTAGAAAATGCAGAAGCTTGAGGCACAACTGAAGAAAGCTGCGAATTAAAATGCGACGCTCAAAAAGAGAGCGGAATATGCAGAAAAACAATTCTCTCAACTTGTCAAATATCTGCCCGAGCTTGGCGACAAGGTAATGGATTCGGCGCCAGTGACCGAAAAATTTCAAGCATATGCCCAAGATGCCAAGCTCGCTACCCGCTGCGAATGGTATGACTTGCTCTGCACACTTGGCGATCTTTCTCAACCACTTTCCACAGATATTGCTAAAGAAATATGCCCAACCAGTGAGGCACAAGAGGCGCTGAATATAGCGAAGAAAGAAGTTGAGAAAGTCGCTATCCCGGCACTGGAGGAACTTAGCCGACGTGAAGATGTTACCTTTGAAGATATTAAAGCGCTTAAGCTTTAAAATAGTTGTTTAGGTTGTAAACCTGTAATCCGCAATCATATTGCATTTTTGTAACTTTATGCATTTCGCATAACGAGTTATTAATGAAATATTTATATTCCGTAATTgcaatttatatagcgctttatttaatatatattcataattcagacttgtcctttgcaattttcaACTTTtactattgtgcacataataagtatgtacttttgcgaaacaatctgttttcatacattatgaatcttctaagtccgccaaaacgatccttaggtaatttattagcattgcgaagcatctaagtatggcaagatcaaatactttcGCAACATTCATTATTTAACACAAGTAGGTAATTTCATCACTTGGTTCTAGAATGGATATTTCACAATATACATTCGCATTATTATAACATAAGTAGGCCGCATCATTTCTCAGCAAAATAACGCCATGTGTTTTAAAATATCCGTGAACACTTAGTCACATTTGCACAAAAATTAATTCAGTGTTAAAAGATTTAAGTAATTGTATTCTGCAAAATgatcactacgcgtggccacacgtaGTGTTTTCTGCTTTATATAGAAACAATCACTAGAACACAAATTAATTTTGTCTTATGCATTATTTTTTAGCAATAACAGCTCAGCAATGAAAACAACATATTGATCATGATCCGACACCCACACTTTCTTCTATTACAAATGTGTGTATTATTCAGTGAGCACTGCATGTCCCTCAACACCCACACTTTCTCGCGCCATAATCATCGCGCAAAGTTGCTCAACTACCGCCGAAGTCAACGTGCCAATACCCTTACAAGCAGAAAACTTCACCATTCCATGCAGCATGGATGGTattgcgccaaacatgcgcaaagtaGTGCACCCAAGAATCATGTTAAAGCGCGACTGATTTCGCATGACATAAAGGTTCAACaaagcttggcgccttagcgaTTCATTGCAGTCATCTACCAATTCAACTTGCAATTCCAAATGACCAATAGGCCAAGTTGATTCCCCTGAAAAACCAGCAagcgaaaccgcagtaggtttcattaAAGCTTGAATGTTCACAGGCAACTTACTAAAACATTGCTCATACATTAcatctacactgctaccagtgtcaacatgcacCTTCATAATCACAATGCCAGTATTCGCAATGCGGCATGAAACCACTACTGGCTTATCAAGATCCGTGCTCAAGTTTACAGGAGGAAAATTAATAGAGGGACATTGCCAGTTCGCGGTTTGTTCAGATATTTGGAATACTGACACTTCGCCTTGTACCTCTACCACATTAATGACCTGAATCCCACGCAAATTTTTTTTCTTACTTACCATTTTTACCCCAAGATTCTTCACCGCGGGAGCTTTTCGATCAGCAGCGTTTGGCACTTGAGGAACATTAGACTCCGCATGCAAGATAATCGCATTCGCAGTACTTGCAGCACCTTGTGCTATTAAATAATCCGGTTTTCCTTGCTCATATGCCTCCGCGACCAGTTCTGCCAAATTCCTACAACGATTGGTATCATGGCCATAATCATCATGGAAAATACAAAACTTGAATTTGTTTCGCCTGCTGTTCTCCGCTAAAGGTTGAGGATCTGGAAAAGATCTCGCAACCCTTTCTTGTAAAAGAATTTCTTTAGGTGTTTTTGCTAACATCTGGATAATATTGAAAGACTCATTATTGCATTTTCGCGAAGAATAACGATCTCGACGGTTATATCCATGATTATCATTTTGACCTTGATGTCTATCATTACGCGGGTAGCCACCGCCGCCATTTCGCCTTGGATATCCTGATCCGTGATAATTATCGCTATTTCCATCACGAAAAGAATCATTATCATCTCACCAACTTTTATCCTTGCCTCACTCACATGCAGGGGTTATAGTACTATCCTCTCCACATCTGAGATAATCGTACGTTTCTTTTTGTACTTTAGCAAAAGTTGGCGGAACATCTCTTCGCAATCGACGCACAAGCGTTGGATGTCGTTGCagattaatagcatgcaaaaaccCAGAGATTTTTTTATCTTCATTCAAACTTGATATCTTTTGGCACTCATAAATGTACCGCATAAGTAATGCGCTTAAAGTTTCCTTGTTGCCTTGTTTGATGTCATGACATTCTATATGCGTCTTCTTCTGCGGTAAAAGATTTTGGAACTGCAACAAAAATTTATCGCGAAGATCAATAAAGCCGATAATACTGCGAGCTTGCAAGCTATGAAACCACTCTCTTGCTGACCCTTGTAAAACCATAGGAAATACTCTACATGCAACCGGCTCATCCCAATTATAGGTGCTTACCACCCCTTCGAACCGCTGCAAAAAATCCAAGGGGTCAGTTAAACCTGAGTAAACTCCCAATGTCGCCGGCACAATAGGTGGTGTAATAATCGGATAATCAGAAATATGCTGGACAAACTTTTCTGCAGCAGTAGTAATCTCAGTtgccttttttgtgcgagtatcagTATTCTCCGCACAAAATTTAGCAATCATATCTTGCAAAAAAATTTGGTTGCTCAAATTTATGCTGCATTGACTTAGGCGCAATGCTTTTAAAAGCATCCGCTAAAAAATGTTGAACATTTTCTCTGCGGACAGCATCAGATGCTTCACCCTCATCCCCATGACGAGGAAAGGGTGTTGGTGGCCGCCTCCGCTTAACATGTGGAATTTTTACAAATTCCTCCACACTATCCGAATCATCGGAAAATTCGCTTTCTTCTCTTGGCGCTTTGCAATCTTTGAGTTATAAGCAGAGTTTAAAACAAGGCATTCCTCTgcattatcactatcactatcatGATGTTCCACAACTAAGCGATCAACTTGTGACCCTACATCATTCAACGGCCACAAGTAAGTATGCGGTATCCGAGGTTCGAGACTATACTTGGCGTCTTTCTTAGCTTGCTCAATAGCAGTGCCAACAAGTTTGTCTGTTTTCAGATTAGCTTTTCCAGCCAAAACTCTTAACCGCTTGCCCTCGGTAATGGTTTCATCGTGGTTCTGTTGCAGATTTCTGCGCGCAACCATTTTTTCTACAGCAACCTCTAGTTGCAAATCATTATTAGCGGTGTTAAACGTTTTAGCGAGAAGATTCTTGAACTGATTTACTCGTAGCAGCATTGACATTTATTTGCGAATTGAACGGCAAGGTGTAATGACCcaaaattttccgaccaaattatacttatgagattaatatttatataaattaaaccataccaacatgataagcaatccaaattgttgagacttgtgtttttgaaaagagttttacacaacgtttgaccgtccaatatgaccgatgatatc
This genomic interval carries:
- the LOC139901987 gene encoding uncharacterized protein encodes the protein MIAKFCAENTDTRTKKATEITTAAEKFVQHISDYPIITPPIVPATLGVYSGLTDPLDFLQRFEGVVSTYNWDEPVACRVFPMVLQGSAREWFHSLQARSIIGFIDLRDKFLLQFQNLLPQKKTHIECHDIKQGNKETLSALLMRYIYECQKISSLNEDKKISGFLHAINLQRHPTLVRRLRRDVPPTFAKVQKETYDYLRCGEDRYPRRNGGGGYPRNDRHQGQNDNHGYNRRDRYSSRKCNNESFNIIQMLAKTPKEILLQERVARSFPDPQPLAENSRRNKFKFCIFHDDYGHDTNRCRNLAELVAEAYEQGKPDYLIAQGAASTANAIILHAESNVPQVPNAADRKAPAVKNLGVKMVSKKKNLRGIQVINVVEVQGEVSVFQISEQTANWQCPSINFPPVNLSTDLDKPVVVSCRIANTGIVIMKVHVDTGSSVDVMYEQCFSKLPVNIQALMKPTAVSLAGFSGESTWPIGHLELQVELVDDCNESLRRQALLNLYVMRNQSRFNMILGCTTLRMFGAIPSMLHGMVKFSACKGIGTLTSAVVEQLCAMIMARESVGVEGHAVLTE